A window from Pseudomonadota bacterium encodes these proteins:
- the porA gene encoding pyruvate ferredoxin oxidoreductase: MKELLTGNYAVAEAVRLARVQLVAAYPITPQTPIYEKLSEMEMEGKLKGIMMRMESEHSAMAAVVAASLTGVRTFTATASQGIALMHEMLHFASGNRVPVVMCNVNRVIAIPWAFGSDQSDSLSQRDTGWLQFYCEDAQEACDTVIQAYRIAEQILLPIMVCIDGFFTSHFLEPIEIPDQASVDAFLPSFSLPTRFDIHNPAYIANVINADQYMQYRQRTFEDMEKARPVIKEVDREYREIIGRGYDMIETVNTDDAEIVLVTSGAMTSTARMAIQSLRDKGYKAGLLKMKAFRPFPTQEVQEALKDVPRVAVLDRNISIGKEGIWCQELKAALYPLERRPLVTGYIAGICGSDVSPEMIENMVTDALNRKESVELPVWVRRS; the protein is encoded by the coding sequence ATGAAAGAGCTGTTAACAGGCAATTATGCAGTAGCAGAAGCGGTTCGTCTCGCACGGGTACAATTGGTAGCAGCCTACCCTATTACCCCCCAGACCCCTATTTATGAGAAACTCTCTGAAATGGAAATGGAAGGAAAACTCAAGGGGATTATGATGAGGATGGAGTCGGAGCACTCGGCAATGGCGGCTGTAGTGGCAGCTTCCCTTACCGGTGTGCGCACTTTCACAGCCACGGCCTCGCAGGGCATTGCCCTCATGCATGAAATGCTCCACTTTGCCTCAGGGAACAGGGTTCCTGTGGTAATGTGCAATGTAAACCGTGTAATTGCCATTCCATGGGCATTCGGAAGCGATCAATCCGACAGTCTCTCCCAGAGAGACACGGGGTGGCTGCAGTTTTACTGTGAAGACGCTCAGGAAGCCTGTGATACTGTTATACAGGCTTACAGAATTGCCGAGCAGATACTCCTTCCGATCATGGTTTGTATAGACGGTTTTTTTACTTCCCATTTTCTGGAACCTATCGAAATACCGGACCAGGCTTCAGTTGATGCATTCCTGCCGTCCTTTTCCCTGCCGACGCGGTTCGACATACATAATCCCGCATATATTGCTAACGTGATAAACGCCGACCAGTATATGCAATACCGGCAGCGGACTTTCGAAGACATGGAAAAGGCAAGACCGGTAATTAAAGAGGTGGACAGGGAATACCGGGAAATCATCGGCAGAGGTTATGATATGATAGAGACCGTTAATACGGATGACGCCGAGATCGTTCTTGTTACAAGCGGAGCCATGACGAGCACAGCCCGTATGGCCATACAGTCTCTCCGGGACAAGGGTTATAAAGCAGGGCTGCTTAAAATGAAAGCCTTCAGGCCCTTCCCGACTCAGGAGGTACAGGAGGCATTGAAAGATGTTCCCAGGGTAGCAGTGCTGGACCGCAATATCTCCATAGGGAAAGAAGGCATATGGTGTCAGGAGTTGAAGGCCGCCCTCTATCCCCTTGAGCGCCGCCCTCTTGTAACCGGTTATATTGCCGGTATCTGCGGCTCGGATGTGTCGCCGGAGATGATCGAAAACATGGTTACGGATGCCCTCAACAGAAAAGAATCCGTTGAATTGCCTGTATGGGTGCGAAGGAGTTAG
- a CDS encoding thiamine pyrophosphate-dependent enzyme produces the protein MVIEQTEKEYMRSGHMGCPGCGVASTMRLVLKVLGEKTIVVIIPSCAAVISAAYPNSVMDVPSFHSALEIAAPTAAGIANALKIRGEEDTTVLAFAGDGGTFDIGLQSLSAAAARNDNFIYVCLDNEAYMNTGIQSSSATPENAWTMTTPAGRQGRKKQFMQIIAAHRIPYAATAAMGYPLDLMEKVKKAKSIKGTKFIHTLAPCPTGWKMPEDLTARSTMLAVETKLFPLYEIIDGTQYRITHESQGLPVEEYLKIQGRYRQLNEEQIRKMQREVDENWEQLEGKIKVCM, from the coding sequence ATGGTCATTGAACAGACAGAAAAAGAATATATGCGGTCTGGCCATATGGGATGTCCGGGCTGCGGTGTGGCAAGCACCATGAGGCTTGTTTTAAAGGTGCTTGGAGAAAAAACTATTGTTGTCATTATACCCTCCTGTGCTGCCGTCATCAGCGCAGCTTACCCGAACAGTGTCATGGATGTGCCCAGTTTCCATTCGGCCTTAGAGATAGCTGCCCCGACTGCGGCAGGCATAGCTAATGCCCTGAAAATCAGGGGCGAAGAAGACACAACAGTGCTTGCATTCGCCGGCGACGGCGGGACCTTCGATATCGGGCTCCAGTCTTTATCAGCCGCTGCAGCCCGGAATGACAATTTCATTTATGTCTGTCTCGACAACGAGGCATACATGAACACAGGCATCCAGTCAAGCTCTGCAACCCCTGAGAATGCCTGGACCATGACTACCCCGGCAGGACGGCAGGGGAGAAAGAAACAGTTTATGCAGATCATCGCAGCTCACAGAATACCCTATGCTGCAACTGCTGCCATGGGTTATCCCCTGGACCTTATGGAAAAAGTGAAAAAGGCAAAAAGCATCAAGGGCACAAAGTTTATCCATACGCTTGCCCCTTGCCCTACAGGCTGGAAAATGCCTGAGGACCTCACCGCCAGATCAACGATGCTTGCTGTGGAGACAAAGCTCTTTCCCTTGTACGAGATTATAGACGGGACACAGTACCGGATCACACATGAATCTCAAGGTCTGCCGGTGGAGGAATATCTAAAAATCCAGGGACGATATCGTCAACTGAATGAGGAACAGATACGGAAGATGCAGAGAGAGGTTGATGAAAACTGGGAACAGCTTGAAGGAAAAATAAAGGTGTGTATGTAA
- a CDS encoding TRAP transporter small permease, with translation MRRFWTAFDKALDIMAALAGVMLVFICAAVCYTIGMRFIFRQTTIWITQTTEYALLWIVFLATTWLLREGGHVITEIVYVHLNKKTQQCLDCIMFIIGGLACIIMVYFSILYMYECIANSVTDVRAVTVPKWSVFCIIPIGSILLTIQFFRMAWQKFSSIREGG, from the coding sequence GTGAGGCGATTCTGGACTGCTTTTGATAAGGCGCTGGATATCATGGCAGCCCTGGCAGGGGTTATGCTTGTATTTATATGCGCTGCTGTCTGCTATACCATAGGCATGCGCTTCATCTTCAGGCAGACGACTATATGGATCACGCAGACAACCGAATATGCCCTTTTGTGGATAGTGTTCCTGGCAACGACCTGGCTGTTAAGAGAGGGCGGGCATGTCATCACCGAAATAGTATATGTTCATCTTAATAAGAAAACTCAGCAGTGTCTCGATTGCATCATGTTTATAATCGGCGGACTCGCCTGTATTATTATGGTCTATTTCAGCATTCTATACATGTATGAATGTATAGCAAACAGTGTAACGGACGTACGTGCGGTAACCGTTCCGAAATGGTCTGTTTTCTGCATTATCCCTATAGGAAGCATACTCCTTACCATACAATTTTTCAGGATGGCCTGGCAAAAATTCAGCAGCATCAGGGAAGGCGGCTAA
- a CDS encoding TRAP transporter large permease subunit, translating into MEWWQIISLLFGGMVLLLLTGIPIAFAFLIVNMVAAYFFLGGIPGLVGVVTGVFTSITTFTLLPVPFFILMGELIFHTNLGLDAVNVLDKWLGKLRGRLSILAIIMGVIIGALSGSTIATCALLGTILLPDMLKRGYSKNMSLGPLMGVGTVDALIPPNALTVVLASLANIDVGQLLIAGIVPGIIMSGLYFVFVVIWCHIFPNEAPLYDVPHVPLKEKVLATAKYLLPLGLIIFMVIGFIFLGVATPTEAAATGTLGSFILALVYRRLTWETMKKSVMGTVKITVMIFMIIIVSSTYGEILAFTGAAAGMTNFITNIAVSPIVIIIGMMVVILIMGCFMETVAIMMITIPIYMPVVNAFGYNTIWFGVLMLIALETGLITPPFGVTLFVMKGVAPPEVTMADIWRAVIPYVIIDILCIAIVLAMPSIATIVPALMGMAK; encoded by the coding sequence ATGGAATGGTGGCAAATCATATCACTTCTCTTTGGCGGCATGGTTTTGCTGCTGCTCACAGGGATACCTATCGCCTTTGCCTTTCTCATTGTCAATATGGTTGCAGCTTATTTTTTTCTTGGCGGGATACCGGGTCTTGTAGGGGTTGTCACAGGGGTTTTCACATCCATTACAACTTTTACTTTGCTTCCTGTACCCTTTTTCATTCTTATGGGTGAACTGATATTCCATACTAACCTCGGACTTGATGCGGTGAATGTGCTTGACAAATGGCTCGGCAAACTCAGGGGCAGACTCTCTATTCTCGCTATTATTATGGGAGTCATTATCGGCGCTCTTTCCGGCTCTACTATTGCTACATGTGCGCTCCTCGGGACCATCCTGCTGCCGGACATGCTGAAGCGGGGCTACAGTAAAAATATGAGCCTCGGACCGCTTATGGGGGTAGGCACCGTTGATGCCCTCATCCCTCCCAATGCGCTTACCGTAGTACTCGCAAGCCTTGCAAACATCGATGTGGGCCAGCTCCTTATTGCCGGCATCGTGCCGGGCATTATCATGTCCGGCCTTTACTTTGTTTTTGTCGTCATATGGTGTCATATCTTCCCGAACGAGGCACCCCTTTACGATGTACCCCATGTGCCTTTGAAAGAAAAGGTGCTGGCTACCGCGAAGTACCTCCTGCCATTGGGCCTTATCATCTTCATGGTTATAGGTTTCATATTTCTCGGTGTGGCAACCCCTACAGAAGCAGCCGCAACAGGGACGTTGGGGTCATTTATATTAGCCTTGGTCTACCGCCGTTTAACATGGGAAACCATGAAAAAGTCGGTCATGGGAACAGTAAAAATCACTGTTATGATATTCATGATTATTATCGTTTCCAGCACATATGGTGAGATACTGGCCTTTACCGGTGCCGCAGCAGGCATGACAAATTTCATTACAAACATTGCCGTTTCGCCGATAGTGATAATTATCGGTATGATGGTTGTGATCCTTATTATGGGCTGTTTCATGGAAACCGTTGCCATTATGATGATCACCATACCGATATATATGCCTGTCGTTAATGCCTTCGGATACAATACAATCTGGTTCGGTGTGCTCATGCTTATTGCACTGGAGACAGGCTTGATTACCCCTCCCTTCGGTGTTACCCTCTTTGTGATGAAAGGCGTGGCCCCTCCTGAAGTGACAATGGCGGATATCTGGAGGGCAGTAATTCCTTATGTAATCATAGATATATTGTGTATTGCCATCGTGCTTGCCATGCCTTCTATTGCAACCATTGTCCCGGCTCTTATGGGGATGGCAAAGTAG
- the dctP gene encoding TRAP transporter substrate-binding protein DctP, with the protein MGKNKSFFLLFAVMFIFLAMGIVNGIVKAETITLKAIAGWPKTASEYKAFTMFSDILDQMVAKKAPGELKIQFIGGPEAVKSPDQVQALQRGMVDMVFTTTAYYVSVLPEVDAYKLSNFTPAEERTSGALAYINDLHEKKIGVHMLARLGLGTKFHLYLKKPIKAADLKGLNIRVSPMYLQAIKGLGGNPVVIPPTEVYIALERNVVDGYCWPAVGIRDWGWQKQTKYVVDPGFYNVPNPLLINLKTWNKIPKKLQDVLTEAAAEAEKKVVAVFEDLEKKERPLLSKEGIETIDLPAVEKEKFLKTAYDEGWKDVVAKNPKTGPELKKLLTK; encoded by the coding sequence ATGGGAAAGAATAAATCATTTTTTCTGTTGTTTGCAGTGATGTTTATATTTCTGGCTATGGGTATTGTGAACGGAATAGTTAAAGCTGAAACGATTACACTGAAGGCGATAGCCGGATGGCCAAAAACAGCCAGTGAATATAAGGCCTTTACCATGTTTTCGGATATACTTGATCAGATGGTGGCAAAAAAGGCTCCCGGGGAGCTGAAGATACAGTTCATCGGAGGGCCGGAGGCGGTGAAATCGCCGGATCAGGTTCAGGCATTACAGCGCGGCATGGTTGATATGGTATTTACCACCACTGCCTATTATGTATCGGTCTTACCTGAAGTGGACGCATACAAACTATCTAATTTTACGCCTGCCGAAGAAAGAACAAGCGGTGCTCTGGCTTATATTAACGATCTCCATGAAAAAAAGATCGGAGTCCATATGCTTGCAAGGCTTGGTCTTGGCACAAAATTCCACCTTTATCTGAAAAAACCCATAAAGGCTGCCGATCTCAAGGGGCTTAATATTCGTGTTTCTCCTATGTATCTTCAGGCAATAAAGGGGCTTGGCGGAAACCCTGTAGTAATACCGCCTACAGAGGTATATATAGCGCTTGAAAGAAATGTTGTTGATGGTTATTGCTGGCCAGCTGTCGGGATTCGCGACTGGGGCTGGCAAAAACAGACAAAATACGTTGTAGATCCGGGATTTTACAATGTGCCGAACCCTCTTCTAATAAATCTGAAGACATGGAATAAGATCCCTAAGAAACTTCAGGATGTTTTGACAGAAGCAGCCGCAGAGGCCGAGAAAAAAGTAGTCGCTGTATTTGAAGACCTTGAAAAGAAGGAACGCCCCTTATTGTCAAAAGAAGGTATTGAAACTATTGATCTGCCCGCTGTAGAGAAGGAGAAGTTCCTGAAAACAGCCTATGATGAAGGATGGAAAGATGTTGTTGCAAAAAACCCCAAAACCGGCCCTGAGTTGAAGAAACTCTTGACTAAATAA
- the larA gene encoding nickel-dependent lactate racemase encodes MSYFVLCEGKEICFALPAGWSVISADDMPPVPGVADALGEIKRALDNPIGSPGIEEIAKPGMEVAVLFDDLQRPTPAHIALPEMLNRLNMAGIPDERVSAVCALGTHPALNIVQLENKIGTEAFNRLKCRVFSHDPHSSENVVIGKTHRGTLVEVNPIVAFADMIIGVGECMPHPIAGYSGGCKIIMPGVSSYRSVADHHFTWMRHRGCRVNILDGNPFYEEIIDAGRLSRLSFKLDLIMNHKKEVIKAFAGDPVAEHREASLYAQSLYQVPLPKVADVTIISAFPLEIGVQATKALTMASFCTRSGGTIIWVAPQKEAGPIMPLIKEMASNETASYFHQRLIRDDIPDHLRSFGISYIMQVVYFKELAEKYNVIHVTEGLSTEQVKMMKFTHALTLPEAVDIASRTIPEADVAIFPSGGNIIPGIG; translated from the coding sequence ATGAGTTATTTTGTTTTATGTGAAGGGAAAGAGATCTGCTTTGCCCTGCCTGCCGGATGGAGTGTTATTTCTGCCGATGATATGCCTCCTGTACCAGGGGTTGCCGATGCCCTGGGAGAAATAAAGAGAGCCCTTGACAACCCCATAGGTTCGCCGGGAATCGAAGAAATTGCAAAACCAGGCATGGAGGTTGCGGTTCTCTTTGATGATCTTCAGCGACCTACTCCGGCACACATAGCCTTACCCGAAATGCTGAACAGGTTAAACATGGCCGGTATCCCGGATGAACGGGTCAGCGCTGTCTGCGCCCTTGGGACACATCCAGCCCTCAATATAGTACAATTGGAAAACAAGATAGGAACGGAGGCATTCAATCGTTTGAAGTGCAGGGTTTTTTCTCATGACCCCCATTCTTCAGAGAATGTTGTCATCGGCAAAACCCATCGCGGTACTCTGGTGGAGGTTAATCCAATTGTTGCCTTTGCTGATATGATTATCGGGGTCGGGGAGTGCATGCCCCATCCTATTGCCGGATACAGCGGGGGATGTAAAATTATCATGCCCGGTGTCTCTTCATACCGTTCTGTTGCCGATCATCATTTTACCTGGATGCGTCATAGGGGTTGCCGCGTTAATATCCTTGATGGGAATCCTTTTTACGAAGAGATCATCGATGCAGGGCGACTCTCAAGGCTTTCATTCAAACTGGATCTTATAATGAATCACAAGAAAGAGGTTATAAAGGCCTTTGCCGGCGACCCTGTGGCCGAACACCGGGAAGCGTCTCTTTATGCACAATCGCTTTACCAGGTACCGCTTCCAAAGGTTGCCGATGTAACAATAATCTCTGCTTTCCCTCTGGAGATTGGCGTTCAGGCCACAAAAGCGCTCACAATGGCAAGTTTCTGTACCCGGTCAGGGGGAACGATTATCTGGGTTGCCCCTCAGAAGGAAGCAGGACCTATTATGCCGCTTATTAAAGAGATGGCAAGCAATGAAACAGCAAGCTATTTTCATCAACGCCTGATCAGGGACGACATTCCCGATCATCTCCGGTCATTCGGCATTTCATACATTATGCAGGTGGTATATTTCAAAGAACTTGCTGAAAAATATAATGTAATTCATGTTACAGAAGGCCTCAGCACCGAACAGGTGAAGATGATGAAATTCACCCATGCACTAACTCTTCCAGAGGCTGTCGATATAGCATCACGGACAATACCTGAGGCTGATGTTGCAATTTTCCCTTCAGGAGGCAATATCATTCCTGGAATAGGTTGA
- a CDS encoding divalent-cation tolerance protein CutA produces MNGVIQIVTTIDDKGKAEHIAKELVRKKLAASVQVMGPIKSIYRWKGQIEEAEEWQCIIKSRKSHYKKIEKEIRLLHHYELPEIIAIDINTALKGYAEWVEEETDPG; encoded by the coding sequence ATGAATGGCGTTATTCAGATTGTTACAACAATTGACGACAAAGGGAAGGCTGAACACATAGCGAAAGAGCTTGTCCGGAAAAAACTTGCTGCAAGCGTGCAGGTAATGGGGCCTATAAAGAGTATCTACAGGTGGAAAGGACAGATAGAAGAGGCAGAAGAATGGCAATGCATTATAAAAAGCAGAAAAAGCCACTACAAAAAGATTGAGAAAGAAATAAGGCTTTTACATCACTATGAGCTACCGGAGATTATAGCGATTGATATAAATACCGCCTTGAAAGGTTATGCAGAATGGGTGGAGGAAGAAACTGATCCTGGATAA
- a CDS encoding Maf family protein, with protein MFQVNDGASIILASESTRRVDILRTLGISFSIIPPKIDEQRGKDESPRDFVLRISYEKASKVGNHFPDNWVIGADTIVVLKGKILGKPKGEKDAYNMLKTLRGKWHKVFTGYCVLNISKNIVYRDVVETKVFVRDLTDEEILRYIKTSEPLDKAGSYALQGKGGYMVKEIKGSYANVVGLPICEVTEALLSLGVLS; from the coding sequence ATGTTTCAAGTAAATGACGGCGCATCCATAATACTCGCAAGTGAATCCACACGAAGAGTGGACATTCTACGAACTCTTGGCATATCCTTTTCCATTATACCCCCAAAAATTGACGAACAAAGAGGGAAGGACGAGTCACCCAGGGATTTTGTACTTAGGATATCTTATGAAAAAGCCAGTAAAGTCGGCAACCATTTTCCGGATAATTGGGTTATAGGAGCAGATACTATTGTTGTCCTTAAGGGTAAGATACTGGGAAAACCAAAGGGGGAAAAAGATGCCTACAACATGCTCAAAACATTAAGGGGGAAATGGCATAAGGTGTTTACAGGGTACTGTGTTCTTAACATATCAAAAAATATTGTATACCGGGATGTTGTTGAGACAAAAGTTTTTGTCAGGGATTTAACCGACGAAGAGATCCTGCGGTACATAAAGACATCCGAGCCCCTCGATAAGGCCGGTTCATATGCATTGCAAGGCAAAGGCGGTTATATGGTTAAAGAAATAAAGGGTTCCTATGCCAATGTTGTAGGCCTGCCTATCTGTGAAGTCACAGAAGCCCTGCTGTCTCTCGGTGTTCTTTCGTGA
- a CDS encoding YggS family pyridoxal phosphate-dependent enzyme, translating into MDLQAKNTDDAIKRVREKIAIACNRAGRSESEVKLIGATKGVDIERIRQAVRSGLTDLGENYIQEAKEKIEGFNEGACWHMIGHVQTNKAKHIPKLFDYVHSIDRWELLEVLDRYGKNLKVLFELNLAGETSKHGAEEDGLRRILEKAGELKHIEPVGLMTMPPFAENPEDIRGVFRRLNALLQTVNREFSLNMSELSMGMSSDFEVAVEEGATMVRIGTAIFGERA; encoded by the coding sequence ATGGATTTACAGGCAAAAAATACGGATGATGCAATAAAAAGGGTAAGAGAAAAAATAGCCATCGCTTGTAACAGGGCCGGCAGATCCGAATCCGAAGTAAAATTGATAGGTGCTACAAAAGGCGTTGATATAGAGAGAATCCGGCAAGCTGTCCGTTCCGGACTTACAGATTTAGGAGAGAACTATATACAGGAAGCAAAGGAAAAGATTGAAGGATTTAATGAAGGAGCCTGTTGGCATATGATAGGTCACGTTCAGACAAATAAGGCAAAACATATACCAAAGCTTTTCGATTACGTCCACTCTATAGACAGATGGGAACTCCTTGAGGTGCTGGATAGATACGGGAAAAACTTGAAAGTCTTGTTTGAGCTTAACCTTGCCGGAGAAACATCCAAACATGGAGCAGAAGAAGACGGCCTGAGAAGAATACTGGAAAAGGCCGGCGAATTGAAACACATTGAGCCGGTCGGACTTATGACTATGCCACCTTTTGCCGAAAACCCCGAAGATATCAGGGGCGTATTCAGAAGACTCAATGCCCTTCTGCAAACGGTCAACAGGGAGTTTTCCCTGAATATGTCAGAACTCTCAATGGGGATGTCTTCGGATTTTGAGGTTGCTGTTGAGGAGGGCGCTACTATGGTAAGGATTGGAACTGCAATATTTGGAGAAAGAGCATGA
- the argH gene encoding argininosuccinate lyase, with protein MKAWGGRFKGKTDPLMERFSASIAFDRTLYEYDIEGSRAQAEMLKKIGILTEKEAEEIVTALDEIKIEIKKGIFKFSDAMEDIHMHIEARLIEKIGDAGKKLHTGRSRNDQVSLDMRMFLKKELGDIDKLILLLLKTLVKKAEKEKKTIMPGYTHMQKAQVTTFAHYLMAYYYMLKRDRERIREAMERVDVLPLGSGAIAGSTIPLDRKFLGNRLMFSRVSENSMDTVSDRDFVIDSVFSFAMIMMHLSRLAEDMIIFSTEEFSFISLPDELCTGSSLMPQKKNPDALELLRGKASRVIGDLFSLFTLLKGLPMTYNRDLQEDKEPMFHAVNTVKDSLSIAELCIKKMKTNKKGMEKAVYESFMTAVEIAEYLTVKGTPFREAHTIAGRMVRNCEEKGKFLSDMALIEMEKYSKVFKNDIFNYIDPYTILNTRKTAGGASFTEVDKEIEKEKIYCNS; from the coding sequence ATGAAAGCTTGGGGCGGCAGGTTCAAAGGCAAAACAGATCCATTAATGGAAAGATTCAGTGCATCCATTGCTTTTGACAGAACTTTGTACGAATATGATATTGAGGGCAGCAGGGCTCAGGCAGAAATGCTTAAAAAAATAGGCATCCTTACTGAAAAAGAGGCCGAGGAAATCGTAACAGCGCTTGATGAGATAAAAATAGAAATTAAAAAAGGAATATTTAAATTTTCCGATGCAATGGAAGACATCCATATGCACATAGAGGCACGCCTTATCGAAAAGATTGGTGATGCCGGTAAAAAGCTTCATACCGGGAGAAGCCGGAACGATCAGGTTTCGCTTGATATGAGGATGTTTCTGAAAAAAGAGCTCGGAGATATAGACAAGCTTATTCTGCTTTTGCTCAAAACCCTTGTAAAAAAAGCAGAAAAAGAAAAAAAGACCATAATGCCCGGTTATACACATATGCAAAAAGCGCAGGTTACTACCTTTGCACACTATCTCATGGCATACTATTACATGCTGAAACGGGACAGGGAACGCATTAGGGAAGCCATGGAGCGTGTAGACGTTCTACCACTCGGGAGCGGTGCTATTGCAGGATCAACTATACCGCTCGATAGAAAGTTCCTTGGAAATAGGTTAATGTTTTCAAGGGTCTCTGAAAATAGTATGGATACGGTCTCCGACAGGGACTTTGTTATCGACTCAGTCTTCTCCTTTGCAATGATTATGATGCATCTGTCAAGACTTGCCGAAGATATGATCATATTTTCTACTGAAGAATTTTCTTTCATATCGCTGCCTGACGAACTTTGCACAGGCAGCAGTCTGATGCCGCAGAAAAAGAATCCTGATGCGCTTGAACTGCTGAGAGGAAAGGCATCCCGGGTAATTGGCGATCTTTTCAGCCTCTTTACATTACTGAAGGGGCTCCCCATGACATACAACAGAGATCTTCAGGAAGATAAAGAACCCATGTTTCATGCAGTCAATACCGTAAAGGATTCCCTTTCCATAGCAGAGTTGTGTATAAAAAAGATGAAAACAAACAAAAAAGGGATGGAAAAGGCTGTATATGAGAGCTTCATGACTGCTGTAGAGATAGCAGAATACCTTACTGTAAAGGGGACACCCTTCAGGGAGGCACACACTATAGCAGGCAGAATGGTAAGGAACTGCGAGGAAAAAGGTAAATTTCTTAGCGATATGGCACTCATTGAAATGGAGAAATATTCAAAGGTCTTCAAGAATGATATTTTCAACTATATTGACCCATACACCATTCTGAATACCAGGAAAACTGCGGGAGGAGCCTCTTTTACTGAGGTGGATAAAGAAATTGAAAAAGAAAAAATATATTGTAATTCTTAG
- the lysA gene encoding diaminopimelate decarboxylase — protein MHDFEYMKEELYCEEVPISKIAKAVGTPAYIYSHKTLERHFLVFDNAFKGIPHIVCYSCKANSNMAILKVMGRLGGGTDIVSEGELYRTLSAGIPSGKIVFSGAGKTEEEIGAAIKAQILMINIESRDELHTVARVAKRMKRQVPVSIRVNPQIDPKTHPYITTGLKKNKFGILWDDAFGLYNDMKKEPYLSPVGISSHIGSQILELSPFIEAVKSLRMMADQLNKNGIPVKYLDIGGGLGIKYKDELPPHPDEYAGVIKKELKGTGITLVLEPGRLLVGNSGIFVTKLLYIKNAPGKTFYIVDGAMNDLIRPALYDAYHEIIPVIRKKTGEGNKKIRVDIVGPICESGDFFAKDRDMPGLETGNFLAVMGAGAYGFSMSSNYNSRRRAAEVLVKGDEFFIIRKRETFKDLTKGESIPSFLEDM, from the coding sequence ATGCATGATTTTGAGTATATGAAAGAAGAGTTGTATTGTGAAGAAGTACCGATATCAAAGATTGCAAAGGCTGTCGGAACGCCTGCTTATATTTACAGCCACAAAACACTGGAACGCCATTTTCTTGTTTTTGACAATGCATTCAAAGGCATACCGCATATAGTATGCTACTCCTGTAAAGCAAATTCCAATATGGCGATTCTGAAAGTTATGGGCAGACTCGGTGGCGGAACAGATATTGTATCAGAGGGCGAACTTTATCGTACTCTTTCTGCAGGAATACCGTCCGGGAAGATTGTATTTTCAGGAGCAGGAAAAACTGAGGAAGAGATAGGGGCTGCAATAAAAGCTCAAATCCTTATGATAAATATCGAGTCAAGGGATGAGCTCCATACCGTTGCAAGGGTTGCAAAAAGAATGAAAAGGCAAGTGCCCGTATCGATAAGGGTAAATCCCCAGATAGACCCTAAAACACATCCCTATATCACAACAGGTCTGAAAAAAAACAAATTCGGCATTTTATGGGACGATGCTTTCGGACTTTATAATGATATGAAGAAAGAACCATATCTTTCTCCCGTCGGCATTTCTTCACATATCGGGTCACAAATCCTTGAGCTTTCACCCTTTATAGAGGCTGTGAAATCCCTTAGAATGATGGCTGACCAGTTAAATAAAAATGGGATACCTGTCAAGTATCTTGATATCGGCGGTGGTCTTGGTATAAAATACAAGGATGAGCTTCCCCCTCATCCTGATGAGTATGCCGGTGTAATAAAAAAAGAACTGAAAGGGACCGGCATAACGCTCGTGCTTGAGCCGGGCAGACTTCTTGTTGGAAATAGCGGTATTTTTGTAACTAAACTTCTTTACATAAAGAATGCGCCGGGGAAAACATTTTACATTGTGGATGGGGCAATGAACGATCTTATAAGACCTGCACTCTATGATGCCTACCACGAAATTATACCAGTCATCAGGAAAAAAACGGGCGAGGGCAACAAGAAGATAAGGGTTGATATTGTTGGTCCTATTTGCGAGTCAGGTGATTTCTTTGCAAAAGACAGGGATATGCCTGGTCTTGAAACGGGCAACTTCCTTGCTGTAATGGGGGCAGGCGCCTATGGCTTCTCCATGTCCTCGAACTATAATTCGAGGAGAAGGGCAGCTGAGGTTCTTGTTAAGGGTGATGAATTTTTTATTATAAGGAAACGCGAGACGTTTAAAGATTTAACTAAGGGAGAATCTATTCCATCATTTCTGGAGGACATGTAG